The genomic DNA CTCAGCATAGAGTGACTTTGATTGCGTAACGTCCGCGCAACATGTGGTTGACCGCAGTGCAACATCGGATCCATACCGTCAGCGCCGGGTTAATTCCACGCACACTGCACCGACAGATGCACAAAGGAGCACTAAGTGGCAGACAAGACTGCTGACGACATCTTCAAGATGATCAAGGACGAAAACGTCGAGTACGTCGACATCCGGTTCTGTGATCTGCCTGGTGTGGTTCAGCACTTCTCGATTCCCGCCGCCGCGTTCGACGAGAGCGTGTTCGAGGACGGGTTGGCATTCGACGGTTCGTCGGTGCGCGGCTTCCAGTCGATCCATGAGTCCGACATGATGCTGCTGCCGGATCCCGCGACCGCCCGCATCGACCCGTTCCGTGCGGCGAAGACGCTGAACCTCAGCTTCTTCGTGCACGACCCCTTCACCCGTGAGGCCTACTCGCGCGACCCGCGCAACGTGGCCCGTAAGGCCGAGAACTACCTGACCAGCACCGGCATCGCCGACACCTGCTTCTTCGGTGCCGAGGCCGAGTTCTACATCTTCGACTCGGTGAGCTTCGACTCCAAGATGAACGGCACCTTCTACGAGGTGGACTCCGAGTCCGGCTGGTGGAACAGCGGCGAGCCGTTCGAGGCCGACGGCTCCCCCAACCGCGGCTACAAGGTGCGTCCCAAGGGCGGCTACTTCCCCGTCGCGCCGTACGACCACTACGTCGACCTGCGCGACCAGATGGCCACCAACCTGCAGAACGCCGGGTTCGTCCTGGAGCGTGGCCACCACGAGGTCGGCACTGCAGGCCAGGCTGAGATCAACTACAAGTTCAACACGCTGCTGCATGCGGCCGACGATGTGCAGCTGTTCAAGTACATCATCAAGAACACCGCCTGGGCCGCCGGCAAGACCGTCACCTTCATGCCCAAGCCGCTGTTCGGTGACAACGGTTCGGGCATGCACGCCCACCAGTCGCTGTGGAAGGACGGCAAGCCGCTGTTCCACGACGAGGCCGGGTACGCGGGTCTGTCGGACCTGGCCCGCCACTACATCGGCGGCATCCTGCACCACGCCCCGTCGCTGCTGGCGTTCACCAACCCCACGGTGAACTCCTACAAGCGTCTGGTGCCGGGTTACGAGGCCCCGATCAACCTGGTCTACAGCCAGCGCAACCGCTCGGCCTGTGTGCGTATCCCGATCACCGGCAACAACCCGAAGGCCAAGCGCCTCGAGTTCCGTTGCCCGGACAGCTCGGGCAACCCGTACCTGGCGTTCGCGGCCATGCTGATGGCCGGCATCGACGGCATCAAGAAGAAGATCGAGCCGCTGACCCCGGTCGACAAGGACCTCTACGAGCTGCCGCCGGACGAGGCCGCCGCCATCCCGCAGGCACCGACCTCGCTGTCCGCCGTGATCGACAAGCTCGAAGAGGATCACGAGTACCTCACCGAAGGTGGCGTGTTCACCGAGGACCTCATCGAGACCTGGATCTCCTACAAGCGGGAGAACGAGATCATGCCGGTGCAGATCCGTCCGCACCCGTACGAGTTCAGCCTGTACTACGACGTGTAATCACCACACGCGCAAAGACGCCCCGTCCATCCGGACGGGGCGTTTTTGTTGTCCAGCAAGACATGGTTTGTCCGTCTAGAGATTTCACGGTCAACCATCGCCGGCGCGGATGTCCGAACAGCGCCTGCGCCGCATCGCGGCGAGGACACTGACAGAGGTCAGTCCTGTGTGAGGAGGAGTCATGAAATACGTACTGACCTGGACCAGCCGGCTCAACGGCTCCGAGCGCGACAACGAAGACGCCATGCGCCGAGGCTCCGAGCTGTTCGCCAAATGGCAGGCACCGGAGGGCACCACGTTTCATCAGTTCGTCGGCCGCGTCGACGGCGCGGGCGGCTTTGCGGTGGTCGAGGCCGACACCATCGACGGCATCCTCGACGGCGTCTCCAAATTCGGTGCGCTCAATGCCTTCGAGGTCTTTCCGGTGGTCGACGTCGCCGACTGGATGGCTGCCGCCCAGGAAGGCATCGCGTTCCGGGAGTCGATCAGCTGAATTCTCCTGCGCATGTGCTGTAGTTGCTGTCCATGCGGGTCCTGCTCCAGCGCGTCACCTCGGCCAGTGTCACCGTCGGCGGACAGGTGATCGGCGCCATCACGCCGAATCCCCAGGGGCTGGTGGCGCTGGTGGGCGTCACCCATGACGACGACGCCGGCACCGCCCGGCGGATGGCCGAAAAGCTCTGGCAGTTGCGCATTCTCGACGACGAGCGCAGCGCCGCGGACGTCGGCGCGCCCATCCTGGTGGTCAGCCAGTTCACCCTCTACGCCAACACCGTCAAGGGCCGGCGGCCGTCCTGGAACGCCGCCGCGCCCGCGGCGGCGGCCGAGCCGCTGGTGACCGCGCTGGCCGACGCGCTGCGCCACCTCGGTGCCACGGTGGCCACCGGGGTGTTCGGCGCCGACATGTCGGTGGCGCTGGTCAACGACGGTCCGGTGACGATCTTGCTGGAACTCTGACCGAGGGCGCCTCGAAAATTAGGGTGTGGCCATGACTTCCAGATTCGACGCCCAGTTGGACAGCCGCTCCCCGCTCGCCCTCGGCGTGTTCCGCATCGTTGTCGGCCTGCTGTTCCTGCTGCATGGCACCTCGAAACTGCTCGGCTGGCCGGGCGGTCCGCAGGTTCCGGTGGGCACCTGGCCGTTCTGGTACGCCGGCATCATCGAGGTGGCGGTGGGTGTACTGGTCACCATCGGCCTGTTCACCCGCATCGCGGCGCTCATCGGGGCGGGTCAGATGGCCGTCGCGTTCTTCTGGCAGCATCTGCCAGAAGATTTCTGGCCCATCAACAACGGCGGTGAACCCGCGGTGCTGTTCTGTTTTGCCTTCCTGCTGCTGGCCTTCACCGGCCCGGGTGCGCTGGCGGCCTCGCGCCGCTAATCCAGCTGCATGTCCCGCCGGAAGCGCGCCATGCCGTCGATCTTGTCGGCCGTCGAGCAGGTCGGCGGTGAGTAGTACATCCACGGCATGGTGATGACGCCGTCGATTCCTCCCGCTTCGGCCCGGGCGAAGTGCTCGGGCAGAAAAGCATCCGTCAGGGGTGTGATGACGGTGAAGTCGTCCATCGACAGTCCGCGCTCGGCGCGCAGTTCCGCCAACCGTGCCACCCGCGCCAGCGCCTCGTCGGTGGAGATGAGATCGCCGATCCAGCCGTCGTGGCGCGCCGCGCGACGCAAAGCGACATCGGAGAGTCCCCCGACGTAGATCGGGATCGGCGGCGGGGTGGGCTCCATCTCCAGCCGGGGTGCGCTGAAGAACTCGCCGCCGAAGTCGGTCCACCCCGGCTGCCACAGTTGTTGCATCAGGGTCAGCATCTCGTCGGTGCGGGCACCGCGTCGCTCGAACGGCCGGCCCAGCAGTTCGAACTCGTCGCGGCACCAGCCCACCCCCACCCCCAGGTCCAGTCGGCCGGCTGCCAGAACCGCCGCCGTCCCAATGGCTTTGGCTGCCGAGTAGGGCTCGCGCATGGCGGGGATGTAGACGGTGGTGATGAACCGCACCCGGGTGGTCACCGGGGCCAGCGCGCCGATCATCACCCAGGGATCGGGCCAAGGGGTGAACGGCTTCCAGCGTCGCCTGCCGTCGTCGGTGTAGGGATACGGTGTCGCCAGCGTCTCCAGATTCACCACATGGTCCGGGATGCCGATGCCGTCGAAGCCCAATTCGTCTGCAGCGCGGGCCACCTCGACGGCCTCTCGGATGTCCAGGAAGGCGATGCTGACATAGAAGCGCATGCCGGGGTCAGCCGGCTTCGCGCGCCCAGGCGGGGGTGATGAACACGCCCTCGGCTTCGACGGTCACCCCGTCGGCATCGGCGATGAATCCCCGGGCGAAAGTCTTCACACCCTCCACCCGGTCGACGAACGCTTCGGCCCGCAGCCGGCCCAGCGGCGTGGCTCGGACGTACCGGCAGGTGATGGTGCCGGTGAAGTTCGGTTTGCGCAGCCCGGAGCTGGCCGCCTCGCCGAGGATGTGGTCGAGTACCAGCGCTGACATGCCGCCGTGCACATGCCCAGGCGGTCCTTCGTAGGCCGCCCCTAGTTCGAAGTCGGCGCTGCAGCGGTCCTGCTCGTCACGGGTGATCACCAACGGTGGCGCGATCGGATTGCGCAGGCCGATCACCGGGTTGCCCCAGGATCGGCTGCGTCCGTCGGCGTTCAACCGGACGCCGTACGCGCCGTCGATCTGTCGGGTGCGCAATCGGGCCGTCACCGCCTCGATGGCGGCCTGGGCCTCCCGGATGACGTCCTCGTCCATCTCGGTGCGGATGGTGACGTCCAACAGGTCGCGGACCGCGTCGGTGAACGGCTCGAAGTACGCGCGCTGCCGCTCGTGTTCGTTGTCACTGGTGACCTCGTGTGTAAACCGCACCCGATCTTCATATCACCGAGGGGTCTGCGAAACCGCGTCAGCCCCTTGAAGACTTCGCGAATCGCCAACGCCGCAGTATGAACGGTGTCAGCCGCACCGAACTCGCTGGTTCACAGCACTCCCGCGCTGGCCCCCAGGTGGAGATAGTGCTGCCACACCTTGCCGGGCCGGTGCCCACCCCGGTCATAGCTCTCGCTGACGGCGGCCACCTCCTCGGTTGTCAGGGGCTGCAATCGGCCGCCGGTCTGCAGCGCCGTGAGCAGCGTTCTGGCGTTCTCCTCGAGGTCAAGGCAGTCCATGAACAGCACGTCGAAACGCTCCGCGACCAGAACTGTTCCGTGTGAGCGCAGCAGGCAGGCGTCTGCGTCGCCCAGGGTCCTGGCCACCGCGTCGCCCTGATCCCGGGTGCGGATGTGAGTGGGATCGGGATGCACAGCGAGACCCTCCGGGTGTTTGTACGCAAAATGCCGCATGGGAACCAACGCCGTGTCGACCATCGAAAATGACGTCGAGAGGGTCGGATGCCCGTGGCACACCACCCCGACATCGGGCCGTGCCCGGTAGACACCGGTGTGGATCGCGGTTTCGGCCGGTGGCGGCAGTTCACCGGCCACGAGCACCCCGTCGAGATCCACTTCGAGCAGGTCATCGGCCCGCAAACCGGCCCTGCTGGTGTCCCGCGGCTGTATCAGGATCCGATCAGTGCCGGGAATTCGCGCACTGACGTGTCCGCTGTAGTCCAGGATGCCGCAGAACACCAGCAGCCGGGTACAGATCACCAGTTCCTCGCGCAGGTCGGGCGCAGCGGTCGAAGCGGTCATGGTCTTCCTTCCTCGGAATTGTGGGCTGCGTGCATGACAAAAGCCTCGGGCCGCAGCAGGCGCGCCACTTCGTCTGCCGGCAGCCCCCCGAGTTCGGTCGCGAGTTCCGCCACCGGACGTCCGGACGCCATGGCCACTTGTGCTATTTGCGCCGCCGCGGCGTAACCGATGACGGGAGTCAGGGCGGTGACCACGCCGATGGAGTTCATCACCGAGTCGCGGAGGTGCACCGGATTGGCGGTTATCCCCTCGATACATCGCGACACCAGCACGCGGCAGGCGGCGTCGAGGTGTCGGATCGACCGGAACAGCGTGTCGGCGATGATCGGCTCGAAGGCGTTGAGTTGCAGCTGACCGGCTTCAGCGGCCATGGTCACCGTCACATCGTTGCCGATCACCTGAAAAGCCACCTGATTGACCACCTCGGGGATCACCGGGTTCACCTTGCCCGGCATGATGCTCGAACCAGCCTGAACAGCAGGCAGATTGATCTCGTTGAGACCGGCCCGCGGGCCCGACGAGAGCAGGCGCAGGTCGCTGCAGATCTTCGACAGTTTCACCGCGGTACGTTTGAGCACTCCGGAGATCTGGACAAACGCCCCGACATCCTGGGTGGCCTCCACCAGGTCCACGGCCACCGACAGCTTCAACCCGGAGATCTCGGACAATCGGCGGCACACCAATTCCGGGTAGCCCGCCGGTGCGTTCAGACCGGTGCCGATGGCGGTTCCGCCCAGATTGACCTCGGTGATGAGGGTGGC from Mycolicibacterium tokaiense includes the following:
- the glnA gene encoding type I glutamate--ammonia ligase → MADKTADDIFKMIKDENVEYVDIRFCDLPGVVQHFSIPAAAFDESVFEDGLAFDGSSVRGFQSIHESDMMLLPDPATARIDPFRAAKTLNLSFFVHDPFTREAYSRDPRNVARKAENYLTSTGIADTCFFGAEAEFYIFDSVSFDSKMNGTFYEVDSESGWWNSGEPFEADGSPNRGYKVRPKGGYFPVAPYDHYVDLRDQMATNLQNAGFVLERGHHEVGTAGQAEINYKFNTLLHAADDVQLFKYIIKNTAWAAGKTVTFMPKPLFGDNGSGMHAHQSLWKDGKPLFHDEAGYAGLSDLARHYIGGILHHAPSLLAFTNPTVNSYKRLVPGYEAPINLVYSQRNRSACVRIPITGNNPKAKRLEFRCPDSSGNPYLAFAAMLMAGIDGIKKKIEPLTPVDKDLYELPPDEAAAIPQAPTSLSAVIDKLEEDHEYLTEGGVFTEDLIETWISYKRENEIMPVQIRPHPYEFSLYYDV
- a CDS encoding DUF3303 domain-containing protein, producing MKYVLTWTSRLNGSERDNEDAMRRGSELFAKWQAPEGTTFHQFVGRVDGAGGFAVVEADTIDGILDGVSKFGALNAFEVFPVVDVADWMAAAQEGIAFRESIS
- the dtd gene encoding D-aminoacyl-tRNA deacylase, translating into MRVLLQRVTSASVTVGGQVIGAITPNPQGLVALVGVTHDDDAGTARRMAEKLWQLRILDDERSAADVGAPILVVSQFTLYANTVKGRRPSWNAAAPAAAAEPLVTALADALRHLGATVATGVFGADMSVALVNDGPVTILLEL
- a CDS encoding DoxX family protein; translated protein: MTSRFDAQLDSRSPLALGVFRIVVGLLFLLHGTSKLLGWPGGPQVPVGTWPFWYAGIIEVAVGVLVTIGLFTRIAALIGAGQMAVAFFWQHLPEDFWPINNGGEPAVLFCFAFLLLAFTGPGALAASRR
- a CDS encoding TIGR03619 family F420-dependent LLM class oxidoreductase is translated as MRFYVSIAFLDIREAVEVARAADELGFDGIGIPDHVVNLETLATPYPYTDDGRRRWKPFTPWPDPWVMIGALAPVTTRVRFITTVYIPAMREPYSAAKAIGTAAVLAAGRLDLGVGVGWCRDEFELLGRPFERRGARTDEMLTLMQQLWQPGWTDFGGEFFSAPRLEMEPTPPPIPIYVGGLSDVALRRAARHDGWIGDLISTDEALARVARLAELRAERGLSMDDFTVITPLTDAFLPEHFARAEAGGIDGVITMPWMYYSPPTCSTADKIDGMARFRRDMQLD
- a CDS encoding PaaI family thioesterase — translated: MRFTHEVTSDNEHERQRAYFEPFTDAVRDLLDVTIRTEMDEDVIREAQAAIEAVTARLRTRQIDGAYGVRLNADGRSRSWGNPVIGLRNPIAPPLVITRDEQDRCSADFELGAAYEGPPGHVHGGMSALVLDHILGEAASSGLRKPNFTGTITCRYVRATPLGRLRAEAFVDRVEGVKTFARGFIADADGVTVEAEGVFITPAWAREAG
- a CDS encoding class II aldolase/adducin family protein codes for the protein MTASTAAPDLREELVICTRLLVFCGILDYSGHVSARIPGTDRILIQPRDTSRAGLRADDLLEVDLDGVLVAGELPPPAETAIHTGVYRARPDVGVVCHGHPTLSTSFSMVDTALVPMRHFAYKHPEGLAVHPDPTHIRTRDQGDAVARTLGDADACLLRSHGTVLVAERFDVLFMDCLDLEENARTLLTALQTGGRLQPLTTEEVAAVSESYDRGGHRPGKVWQHYLHLGASAGVL
- a CDS encoding aspartate ammonia-lyase, whose amino-acid sequence is MKGRGGAAPATAGDSAHRLETDALGSITLPARVYYGIHTARAVANFPISGVLLKDHPAFIVALAMVKQAAAQANQQLGLLDGRRASAIVEACDDVRAGRLDTSFVVDMIQGGAGTSTNMNINEVIANRALEILGLPRGTYEHLHPLSHVNLSQSTNDCYPTAIKVALQLQLSDLIRTLESAASAFRTKATEFAHLVKMGRTQLQDAVPMTLGQEFGAYAVMVGEDAQRLREAATLITEVNLGGTAIGTGLNAPAGYPELVCRRLSEISGLKLSVAVDLVEATQDVGAFVQISGVLKRTAVKLSKICSDLRLLSSGPRAGLNEINLPAVQAGSSIMPGKVNPVIPEVVNQVAFQVIGNDVTVTMAAEAGQLQLNAFEPIIADTLFRSIRHLDAACRVLVSRCIEGITANPVHLRDSVMNSIGVVTALTPVIGYAAAAQIAQVAMASGRPVAELATELGGLPADEVARLLRPEAFVMHAAHNSEEGRP